In the Thermoanaerobaculia bacterium genome, GGAGGGTTGAACATCTTCACGATTTCACCTCAGCTCGCCGCGCCCGGTCCTCCGGCGGACTCGCCCGTATTCCGCGACGGGCTCGTGGACCTCGGTGGGCCGGCGATAGACGTCCCGCCGATGCGCGATCCGGAGGACGAGGACACCCGCCGCGCGCCGCGCATAGATGACCCGGTAATCGCCGACGCGGAGACGAAAGAGCCCGGCGAACTCGCCCGATAGCGGGGAGCCGCCGCGATTCGGGTCGGAGAGCCTTTGCTCAATCTGGCGGAGGATCCTCTCGGCCGCCGACCGATCGATGCGGCGAAGGTCTCCGGCGACCGAGGCCTTGTACTGGACGCGAACCGCCATCAACGCCGCGCGCGCGACGTCTTTGGGCCCGCCAGAGACTTTCTGAGCTCGGCAGCCGAGACGATCGAATCGCCCGGGTCGTGGAGGCGATCAAGAGCCAGACGATAATCCTCATGTTCGGCGAGATAGTTTTCGACGGCCTTCTGCACGAGATAGCTCTTGGACCTGTCCGTG is a window encoding:
- a CDS encoding type II toxin-antitoxin system RelE/ParE family toxin, with product MAVRVQYKASVAGDLRRIDRSAAERILRQIEQRLSDPNRGGSPLSGEFAGLFRLRVGDYRVIYARRAAGVLVLRIAHRRDVYRRPTEVHEPVAEYGRVRRRTGRGELR
- a CDS encoding ribbon-helix-helix protein, CopG family; its protein translation is MSIPFSVRLPEEDAKALEKLAAATDRSKSYLVQKAVENYLAEHEDYRLALDRLHDPGDSIVSAAELRKSLAGPKTSRARR